In Humulus lupulus chromosome 7, drHumLupu1.1, whole genome shotgun sequence, the following are encoded in one genomic region:
- the LOC133788736 gene encoding pseudouridine-5'-phosphate glycosidase: MASSSALSRLSNLRRHFDPSKSSDSNKGVGLMKVSPEVSEALSNGGPVVALESTIISHGMPYPKNLETAKEVEAIVRDKGAVPATIAILDGIPCVGLSVIELERLAKLGTHAQKTARRDIAHVVASRGNGATTVSATMLIASMVGISVFVTGGIGGVHRNGESTMDISSDLTELGRTPVAVISAGVKSILDIPRTLEYLETQGVCVAAYKTNEFPAFFTQTSGCKVPCRVDTTEECARLIDANMKLGLGTGILIAVPIPQEHEASGSLIESAIQRALKEARDKNITGNAETPFLLARVNELTGGASLSSNIALVKNNALVGAEIAVALSHLRE; this comes from the exons ATGGCGTCTTCTTCAGCTCTCTCAAGGTTGTCCAATCTCCGCAGACACTTTGACCCCTCCAAAAGCTCAGATAGCAACAAG GGTGTAGGATTAATGAAGGTTTCTCCGGAGGTTTCTGAAGCCTTGTCAAATGGGGGTCCTGTTGTCGCTCTTGAATCCACCATTATTTCCCATG GGATGCCATATCCAAAAAATCTGGAAACTGCGAAGGAGGTTGAGGCAATTGTGAGGGACAAAGGAGCTGTTCCGGCCACCATTGCAATTTTAGATGGCATACCATGCGTAG GTTTGAGTGTGATAGAGCTAGAGAGGCTTGCCAAGCTTGGAACGCATGCTCAAAAGACTGCTCGCAGAGACATTGCACACGTT GTGGCCTCCAGAGGAAATGGCGCAACTACAGTATCGGCAACCATGCTTATTGCTTCTATG GTTGGCATTTCAGTTTTTGTAACAGGAGGGATTGGAGGAGTCCACAGAAATGGTGAAAGTA CAATGGATATATCTTCCGATCTAACTGAGCTTGGGAGGACACCAGTAGCAGTTATTTCTGCTGGTGTGAAATCAATATTAGATATACCCCGGACACTTGAATATTTG GAAACCCAAGGAGTTTGTGTTGCTGCTTACAAGACCAACGAGTTTCCAGCATTTTTTACCCAAACGAGTGGCTGCAAG GTGCCTTGCCGTGTAGACACCACAGAAGAATGTGCTCGGCTTATTG ATGCAAATATGAAACTTGGTCTTGGAACTGGGATTCTAATCGCAGTTCCAATTCCACAAGAACACGAAGCTTCTGGAAGCTTAATTGAGTCTGCAATTCAAAGAGCTCTTAAGGAAGCTAG GGACAAGAACATAACGGGAAATGCCGAAACTCCTTTCTTGCTTGCACGAGTGAATGAACTAACTGGAGGAGCTTCTCTTTCATCAA ACATTGCGTTGGTGAAGAATAATGCACTTGTTGGAGCTGAAATTGCTGTAGCACTTTCTCACCTTAGGGAATAG
- the LOC133792315 gene encoding uncharacterized protein LOC133792315 gives MPLQQEIVRDAIELVTRSMSNLILKLTLLEQIKERQKEDEALVKQGALIQGDDDNNFAMFNGEFMCYKDKIRVPYDKELKESIVKEAHTTHIPFCLRSTKMYNDLKTMYWWPGMKKDSRICRKMPNLLPRSEHRDSPWVIIDRLTKSAHFLSVKTTYNADQYAELYVCEIERLHKVPKSIISDIVQSSPQTFGRVYNELWQQNTS, from the exons ATGCCACTTCAACAAGAAATTGTAAGGGATGCAATTGAACTGGTTACAAGAAGCATGTCAAATCTCATCCTAAAATTAACTTTGTTAGAACAGATAAAAGAGAGGCAAAAAGAGGACGAGGCACTAGTAAAGCAAGGGGCGTTAATACAAGGAGATGATGACAACAACTTTGCAATGTTCAATGGGGAATTTATGTGTTACAAGGACAAAATACGTGTGCCGTATGACAAGGAGCTTAAGGAAAGTATTGTGAAGGAAGCACACACAACACATATTCCCTTTTGTCTAAGGTCAACGAAGATGTATAATGATTTGAAAACGATgtactggtggcctgggatgaaaaaagACAGCAGAATTTGTCGCAAgatgcctaactt GTTACCAAGGAGCGAGCATCGTGATTCGCCTTGGGTAATAATTGATCGGCTTACTAAGTCAGCACATTTTCTTTCAGTTAAGACAACTTATAATgcagatcagtatgcagagttgtatgtgtgTGAGATTGAGCGACTTCATAAAGTGCCAAAGTCCATAATATCCGACATAGTTCAATCTTCACCTCAAACTTTTGGAAGAGTTTACAACGAGCTATGGCAACAAAACACTTCGtga